The Polynucleobacter sp. JS-JIR-5-A7 region CAAATTTGTTGGTCTTGATTTTTCTGAGATCAAAACTAGCTAACACTAATTAATACTTCTAAGGAAATGCCATGATGCGTTTATGGGGTCGCAAAAGTTCCATCAATGTTCAAAAAGTATTATGGTGTCTAGCTGAGTTGGGACTCAAAGAAGGGTCTGGTTTTGAAAGAATTGATGCAGGGCTTCAATTTGGCATCGTTCGCTCACCAGAATTCTTAAAGCTGAATCCTAATGGACTTGTGCCAACACTAGAAGATGGCGATCTCGTGCTATGGGAATCGAATACCATCATGCGCTACCTGGCCGCGCAGTACGATAAAAATAAACGCTTTCCATCAGACGTGAAGTCTCAGTTTGGTTCTGAAAAATGGATGGACTGGCAGGTCGGCACTCTTTGGCCAGTTTTACGTCCCACCTTTCTAGGTCTCACTAGAGTTCCGGAAGCGGAGCGTGATCACGCAGCTATTCAAAAAGCGTACCAAGATACCAACCAATTATTTGCTTTGCTTGATCAAACTCTGGAGTCACAAGCCTACTGCTCCGGCAAGCAATTTCATATCGGCGATATTGTGCTGGCCTTATGTGTGCATCGCTGGATATTGCTTAATGAGACCTTCCCTAAGCAAACTGGATTGCGCACTGATCTCAAAAACATTGAGCGTTGGGTAAAACAACTTCAAGCAGAAACTCACTTTCAAGAGTTTGCAGAGAAGGAACTCAATATCATCAGCAAGTGATATTGAGTTAGCTTAGCTTTCCACCTTTATCCCTGCTTAAATTTCTTCTCGTGGTGATCTGCACCCATGAAAAGATACATTGCGGGTACGACAAATAAAGTGAACAAGGTACCAATCGATAGGCCAGTAAAGATCACAATCCCCATTGATTGACGTCCTGCGGCACCAGCACCAGAAGCTATTACTAGCGGCACCACTCCCAAAACCATCGCGGCAGTCGTCATCAAGATCGGCCTTAAGCGCACGCTACTCGCCTCCACAATCGCATCTAGCTTGCTTCGCCCTGCCTCTTGTAATTCATTAGCAAACTCTACAATCAAGATACCGTGCTTGCTGATTAAACCCATCAGCGTAACTAATCCGACCTGTGTATAAACATTCAAAGTTGTGAATCCGAGGTTAATAAAGATGAGAGCCCCAAAGAGTGCTAGCGGCACAGAAACGAGAATGACAATCGGATCACGGAAACTTTCAAACTGCGCAGCAAGTACCAAGAACACGATCAAAATCGCAAAGAACATGGTGACTAGAAATCCGCCAGACTCCGCCATAAATTGACGAGAAGGACCTGCGTAGTCCATGGCATAACCATTTGGCGCAACCTCTTTTAAAGTTTGACGCATGTACTCTAATAGATCCGCCTGAGAAATAAAGGGCGTGCTCACACCAAAAATCGTTGCCGAATTTAATTGCTGAAAGTGATTAATCGATTGGGGAACCACTTTTTGTTTAATACTTGCAATCGTGCGCGCCTGAATCATGGCGCCACTTGGTGTACGAATGTAGTAATCCAAAATCTGGTCGGGATTCAAGCGATCAACTTGTTTCACCTGTGGAATCACTTTATAAGAGCGGCCTGCAACGGAGAAGTAGTTAACATAACCACCACCCAAGGCTGCAGATAATGCTGCGCCGACTTGCTGCTGTGTCATTCCCAAGGCAGCCACCTTTTCGCGATCAATCACTAATACGTCTTGTGGCTTGTCGATCTTTAGATCAGTATCTACAAAGAAGAAATTACTGCTACGGCGCGCTTTATCTAAAACCGCTTGCGCTACATCATTCAACTGCTCATAAGACTCTGTTGTGTTGATAACGACTTGTACTGGCAAGCCTTGGGCCCCCGGTAATGCTGGGAACTGAAATGCGGCTATGCGCGCGCCAGCAATCATATTCCACTTTTGCTGCATGTCTTGTTGGAACTTCGTTGCATTACGACTGCGCTCACTCCAATCTTTTAACAAAATTCCACCAAAGCTAGAGGTTGGACTGGTGATCTGAAACGCTTGCTCATATTCTGGTTCAGCAGCAGCAATTGCATAAATTTGATCTGCATAGGTTTGCATTTGATTCACGGTAGCGTTCGGGGGACCAGATGCCTGCATCAAAACAATGCCTTGGTCTTCGGTAGGAGCGAGCTCTGCGCGAGCGGTGGCATATAAGTAAGCAACACCACCCAACAAAATGGCGCCCATCACAACAATGACCTGCCAAGTACTCAACAAATCACGCAAAGTAGTCTGGTAACTGTGATGTACCTTATCAAAAATCTGATCAATCTTTTTAACGA contains the following coding sequences:
- a CDS encoding efflux RND transporter permease subunit: MNWTDIFIRRPVLSLVVSALVLAFGLKAIGSLPVNQYPQTQNAIVTITTAYYGADPETIAGFITQPLEASIAQAQGIDYLSSTSVSGVSTIVATLKLNYNSNAALTQIQTQISAVKNQLPPQAQQPVLTVQVGQSIAAMYMGFYSDQLPNNAITDYLLRVVKPKLDSIEGVQNAEITGGRKFALRAWLDREKMAGLGIGADDVYSAMSANNYLSAVGSTKGDMVSVDLVAGTDLHTLDEFRKLVVKKDGINIVYLDQVANVSLGSEDYNTNVAFSGKQSVFIAIKVAPQANLLDVAQRVRDAVPNIQKQLPIGMNGNIVYDSTKFITSSIDEVVTTLLEALIIVTLVIYLFLGSVRAVAVPVIAMPLSLIGTFFLMQVLGYSINLLTLLALVLAIGLVVDDAIIVVENVDRHMKEGKSPLEASLIAARELGSPILAMTVVLIAVYIPIGFQGGLTGALFTEFAFTLASAVAVSGLIALTLSPMMCSRIFTEEQEASLFVKKIDQIFDKVHHSYQTTLRDLLSTWQVIVVMGAILLGGVAYLYATARAELAPTEDQGIVLMQASGPPNATVNQMQTYADQIYAIAAAEPEYEQAFQITSPTSSFGGILLKDWSERSRNATKFQQDMQQKWNMIAGARIAAFQFPALPGAQGLPVQVVINTTESYEQLNDVAQAVLDKARRSSNFFFVDTDLKIDKPQDVLVIDREKVAALGMTQQQVGAALSAALGGGYVNYFSVAGRSYKVIPQVKQVDRLNPDQILDYYIRTPSGAMIQARTIASIKQKVVPQSINHFQQLNSATIFGVSTPFISQADLLEYMRQTLKEVAPNGYAMDYAGPSRQFMAESGGFLVTMFFAILIVFLVLAAQFESFRDPIVILVSVPLALFGALIFINLGFTTLNVYTQVGLVTLMGLISKHGILIVEFANELQEAGRSKLDAIVEASSVRLRPILMTTAAMVLGVVPLVIASGAGAAGRQSMGIVIFTGLSIGTLFTLFVVPAMYLFMGADHHEKKFKQG
- a CDS encoding glutathione S-transferase family protein, whose amino-acid sequence is MMRLWGRKSSINVQKVLWCLAELGLKEGSGFERIDAGLQFGIVRSPEFLKLNPNGLVPTLEDGDLVLWESNTIMRYLAAQYDKNKRFPSDVKSQFGSEKWMDWQVGTLWPVLRPTFLGLTRVPEAERDHAAIQKAYQDTNQLFALLDQTLESQAYCSGKQFHIGDIVLALCVHRWILLNETFPKQTGLRTDLKNIERWVKQLQAETHFQEFAEKELNIISK